The genomic region CATCCGATGGAAGCCTGCGCAGCGCAAACACTTCAAGCAGCAGAGGCAAGCCCATCAGTGCGGCCGTCAGCAATACCGTTAGTATCAAAAAGCGTGTGTGAATAGGCCTTGTTGCCAGCACAACCACTGCCAACAGCAGGGACGAAACAATGATTGCCCCAAGCCAGCCTGTTGCGCCATAGAGGCCGTAGCCGTTTCCAGAAACAATACGGTTGGGCAGCACTACGCCGAGATTGAGCAGCCACACCAATCCGAGCGCAGCCAGTGCTAACACCGGTATTACACGGTTAGACAGCACACGGTTCGGCAGCGTTGTTGATGAAGGCACTGATTAATCCAGGCTAAGGCTTTCCAGATAGTCCCGGGCCACCGCTTCTGCAGGGGCACCTTCGACCGCCACCTTTGCATTCAACTCTTGCAGCGTTTCCAGATCAAGCGACTCAAACACCGGCTTTAGCAGCGCGCGTATTTTGGGATAGGTCTTCAATACGCTTGCCCGGATAATCGGTGTCGGTTGATAGACCGGCTGCACGCCTTTGGTGTCTTGCATCACTTTCAGGCCCAAAGCGTTCAAACCGCCATCTGTGCCATAGGCCATAGCGCCGTTAACGTCATTGGAGTTAATCGCCGCCGCCCTCAGGGTCGCTGCAGTGTTTCCGCCAGACAGAATCAGAAGCTGATCAGACGTTAGCTTGAACCCGTAGGCTTTCTGGAACGCAGGGAGGGCGCTGGCCGACCCGACAAACTCAGCACTGGCCGCAAACTTAAAGGGCTTGCCAGCGTTTATGTAATCCGCCAAATCTTCCAGGGTTTTGAGGTTGTTCTTTTCAGCCAAATCGCCGCGCACGCTCATAGCCCAAGTGTTGTTGGCGTTCGCAGGGGTGAGCCAAACAATACCCTCAGCGTTGAGGTCAAGCTCGGCCGCCATGTCGTAAGCCTTTGCAGCATTTTTCCACACCGGGCTGTCTGCCTGATCGTAAAAGAACGC from Marinobacter sp. LV10R510-11A harbors:
- a CDS encoding ABC transporter substrate-binding protein, with protein sequence MRCLALALLCVTGTVSAQEPVVVSSKIDTEGGVLGQMILQRLESGGIPVENRLQLGSTSIVRSAIKAGEIDLYPEYTGNAAFFYDQADSPVWKNAAKAYDMAAELDLNAEGIVWLTPANANNTWAMSVRGDLAEKNNLKTLEDLADYINAGKPFKFAASAEFVGSASALPAFQKAYGFKLTSDQLLILSGGNTAATLRAAAINSNDVNGAMAYGTDGGLNALGLKVMQDTKGVQPVYQPTPIIRASVLKTYPKIRALLKPVFESLDLETLQELNAKVAVEGAPAEAVARDYLESLSLD